The following nucleotide sequence is from bacterium.
GCCGGATTTCACGCTGCCTGCACGCTGACGCCCGGCGACACGGACATGAGCCATCCCTACGCTCTGCAACGGATCGGCATCGATGCAGCGTACACCGGTTATCGCTCTATGGGTACCAAGGCGGTCTTTGCCTGTGAGCTCGCCGGTATTTTTGATCTTTTTTTTAAGAAACGCAGATATACAGGCGCCGCCGAACCGGCAGCTGGTTCGCAAAAATAGCACAGGAAAAAGGTCGATCGGATGAAGGATAAAATGACGGTGCTGTTTATCATCGATGTACTGTTCAAGGAGGGCGGCACCGAAGTGCATCTTTTCAATCTGGTGAGCGGATTGGATCCTGCGCGATTTCAGCCGATCGTTGTCCCCTTGTATCCGGCGGAAAGCCCCATGATCGAGAGAATGCGGGCCGCAGGCATTCTGGTGTATCCCTTGCGGCTCAAACGCGTGTATGGCTTCTCCGCCGTCCGGGTAGCCTATCGGCTGATTTCCTTGATGAGACGCCACAAGGTCGACATTGTCCAAACCTATCATTTCATGTCGGACGTCCTGGGGAGTCTGACCGCGACGATGGCAGGGGCGCCGCTGGTCATCTGCAATCGTCGCGACAAGGGTTTTAACGAACGCCTGCTTCATCGCTGGGTGCGGCGGCTGATAGCGCCACTGGTTGATTTTACCATCTGCGTCTCTGATGATCTGCGGGCACAATTGCTGGCGACGGAGAGGATGCCTGCAGACAGAGTGGTCACACTGTACAATGGAGTGCAGGCCAATCCCGTTTTGTCGGCGGCGTCTCGCCAGGCCAAGCTGAAAGAACTGGGCCTTAGCGAAAACCGGCCCATTATCGGCAGCGTCATGAATCTGCGGCCGATTAAAGGCGCCAAGTACCTGGTTGAGGCTGCGGCCATGGTGCTGAATAAATATCCAGAGGCGCAGTTCGTCATCGTCGGCGGCGCGGCAGAACGTTTGCCGGCCATGGCCGACTATATCGAACCGATCATGGAGTTCGTAAAGCAAAGCAAGATGACTGATTCACTTCATTTCACCGGGAATCGTACCGACGTCAGTGAGCTGCTGCCGCTGTTTGATATTTTCGTGCTGCCCTCGCTGAGCGAGGGTTTTTCTAATGCATTGATTGAGGCGATGCGGGCGGGCAACGGCATCGTCGCCACAGAGGTCGGCGGCAATCCGGAGGCCCTTGATCACGGTGAAAACGGCTTGTTGGTGCCTCCGGGGGATGCCGCGGCGCTGGCGCGCGGCCTGCTGACCCTCTTGGAAGATCCGGCGTTTGCGAAACAGCTCGGTGAGCGCGCCCGCCGAAAGGCGGAAAGCCGTTTCACCGTCGACGCCATGGTACAGGACTATCAGCGCCTTTACCGGAATTTATCGGCCTCAAGAAAAATATGGTCGTTCAGCGATTGAGCCGTAATTTTTATCCCTGGAGGGACCGGTGTTGCCCCATGGCTGAGGAAAAGCCGTTGCAGATGGACGCCGGAGAATGAAGTGAAAATCAAAATCGGCAGAGCACCATGGATATCGAACCTGTCACCAGCTTGAATGCTTTTGAGCAGCTTGCATCCTCATGGAATCATCTATGGGCGGCCTCCAGCAAGGCGGATATCCTCTCTTCCCATGAATGGTTTGCGAGTTGGCTGAGCCTTTTTGCCGCCAAGCCCCACCTGCTCGTTCTCGTCGCCAGGAAGGACAATCAGGTGAGCGCCATTCTCCCGCTCATGAAGTGTTGGGAAAAAACGCATGGAATCTGGATCCACGTCGTCCGATCAGTGACCAATTGTCATTCCCACGGATTCGATCTGGTCGCTATGGAGACCGACCCAGCTCTTTTCAGCGAGATGATTAAGAAGACTTTTTCTCTGGCTCATAAAAACCTGATTATTTTAGATTATATTTCAGAGCATTCCCTGTTGTATCAGATGATCGTCAAGGGGGGCCATTTCCCTTACTTGCATCATGTTCGTCTTCATTCAGAAAATTGTCAGGTTCGTCTGCAAGGATCTTTTGACGCCTATTACAATCAACGGGCTTCCAAATTCCGAAAAAATGTCCGCGCTGCGGAAAGAAAGGCGCTGGAGCGAGGCCCACTTCAGTTGGTTCGGGTTAACCGTCTTGAAGAATTGAAGCAGATCACCAAGATCTGTTATGATTTGGAGACTACGGGATGGAAGGGCAAAGACAAGGAAGCGTTGGTTCAAGTGCGTCAGGCTCACGATTTCTATTTTCGCCTGGCGCAGAGATGGTGCGATGAAAAACGTCTGGATGTCTTTCTTTTGAAAAGCAAAGAAGACTGGCTGGCTTTTTATTATTGTCTGAGTTCCGCCGGCACCTACCGGGCCGTGCGGATCGGCATCAACGATGCCTTCAGGAATCTGGGGCCAGGCATGCTGTTGACCAAATATATGCTAGAAAAATTATTTGCCGAAAAATCAGGCAAGGTTTGGGACTTTTGCGGCGGTTCAGCGCGATGGAAATCAGATTGGTGCGACTGCCGGGAAAAGTTTTATCGAGTTTTTATTTTC
It contains:
- a CDS encoding glycosyltransferase, which translates into the protein MKDKMTVLFIIDVLFKEGGTEVHLFNLVSGLDPARFQPIVVPLYPAESPMIERMRAAGILVYPLRLKRVYGFSAVRVAYRLISLMRRHKVDIVQTYHFMSDVLGSLTATMAGAPLVICNRRDKGFNERLLHRWVRRLIAPLVDFTICVSDDLRAQLLATERMPADRVVTLYNGVQANPVLSAASRQAKLKELGLSENRPIIGSVMNLRPIKGAKYLVEAAAMVLNKYPEAQFVIVGGAAERLPAMADYIEPIMEFVKQSKMTDSLHFTGNRTDVSELLPLFDIFVLPSLSEGFSNALIEAMRAGNGIVATEVGGNPEALDHGENGLLVPPGDAAALARGLLTLLEDPAFAKQLGERARRKAESRFTVDAMVQDYQRLYRNLSASRKIWSFSD
- a CDS encoding GNAT family N-acetyltransferase, giving the protein MDIEPVTSLNAFEQLASSWNHLWAASSKADILSSHEWFASWLSLFAAKPHLLVLVARKDNQVSAILPLMKCWEKTHGIWIHVVRSVTNCHSHGFDLVAMETDPALFSEMIKKTFSLAHKNLIILDYISEHSLLYQMIVKGGHFPYLHHVRLHSENCQVRLQGSFDAYYNQRASKFRKNVRAAERKALERGPLQLVRVNRLEELKQITKICYDLETTGWKGKDKEALVQVRQAHDFYFRLAQRWCDEKRLDVFLLKSKEDWLAFYYCLSSAGTYRAVRIGINDAFRNLGPGMLLTKYMLEKLFAEKSGKVWDFCGGSARWKSDWCDCREKFYRVFIF